Proteins from a genomic interval of Paenibacillus sp. RC334:
- a CDS encoding MFS transporter has translation MSSSMRLHYFILIMVIVVAGLCQGLLLPILSISLEQMGVSSSLNGMNAAALYIGSFAMTLVAERTLGWLGFKKLMAGGLVLVLFTLLLFPLVPDIRVWFVLRLLVGIGDSALHYSAQLWILLVTPAENRGRNISFYGMSYGLGFALGPLGLWLLDYGMLVPFAALALLCLLVLVLVLMKLPDSRPEKLEREARPAQRFRRSYSWAWYALLPAFLYGYMEASLNSNFPVYGLRIGFHTDEIAALLPFVSLGGLVLQLPLGIWSDRWGRKKVLISVGITGGLIFMLMPWSGNHFMLTLVLLAVAGGLVGSFFSLGLAYAADLLPKSLLAAANVLASFHFNLGSVIGPNISGALLDYGTQGSMFLVLGGSYVIFGLLGLFFRKTISTA, from the coding sequence ATGTCGTCGTCAATGCGGTTGCATTATTTTATTTTAATTATGGTTATTGTTGTGGCCGGTTTGTGTCAAGGGCTACTGTTGCCGATTTTGTCCATCTCTCTGGAACAGATGGGTGTTTCTTCTTCACTGAATGGAATGAATGCCGCTGCTTTGTATATTGGTTCATTTGCTATGACGCTGGTGGCTGAACGGACATTGGGATGGTTGGGCTTCAAAAAGCTGATGGCCGGAGGACTTGTGCTTGTGCTCTTTACGCTACTACTGTTCCCGCTAGTTCCAGATATCCGAGTGTGGTTCGTATTGCGACTGCTGGTCGGAATCGGAGACAGTGCACTGCATTATTCCGCCCAACTGTGGATACTGCTAGTGACTCCGGCAGAGAATCGTGGGCGTAACATTTCTTTTTACGGCATGTCCTATGGGCTGGGGTTTGCACTGGGTCCGCTTGGATTGTGGTTGCTTGATTATGGAATGCTGGTTCCGTTTGCAGCGCTGGCTTTGTTGTGCTTGCTCGTTCTGGTGCTGGTGCTCATGAAGCTTCCGGATTCCAGACCGGAAAAGCTGGAAAGAGAGGCGCGCCCAGCACAAAGATTCCGGCGCAGCTATAGCTGGGCATGGTACGCGCTGTTGCCTGCATTTTTGTACGGTTATATGGAAGCCAGCCTGAACAGCAACTTTCCGGTATATGGCCTGCGCATTGGCTTTCATACGGATGAGATTGCCGCGCTACTCCCCTTTGTCAGCTTGGGCGGATTAGTTCTCCAGTTGCCGCTAGGTATATGGAGTGATCGTTGGGGCCGTAAAAAGGTGCTTATAAGCGTAGGCATAACGGGTGGATTGATCTTTATGTTGATGCCATGGAGCGGCAATCATTTTATGCTGACACTGGTATTATTGGCGGTGGCGGGTGGTTTGGTAGGCTCCTTTTTCTCCTTGGGGCTGGCTTATGCGGCCGATCTGCTGCCCAAATCATTATTGGCCGCCGCCAATGTGCTGGCATCCTTTCATTTTAATCTGGGAAGTGTGATCGGACCTAACATTAGCGGGGCGCTACTGGACTATGGAACCCAAGGCAGCATGTTTCTGGTTCTTGGAGGCAGCTACGTCATTTTCGGGTTGTTGGGATTGTTCTTCCGAAAAACAATATCGACAGCATAA
- a CDS encoding HAMP domain-containing sensor histidine kinase, which translates to MIKKGIGRQIVLHYFFVVFLALLLVEVIFMIVIRAYYYDTIYKHVESRIQSVSEFAPKFKEPGQSLQSYLLNTFSLGDTELQLLDEKGNVIDNSTNFAAETSVQTSDVTQALAGDTGSWIGKQPGTGQQVMAVSKKLDNIVGDQVYIVRYTTSLEKVNDKLFTITLFSVGIMVAVLVIVFVVSTGLANSIVRPINNIRDVSAQMAQGRFDARIKGDYRFELGELASTLNYMAQEIARTNQIKDDFISSISHELRTPLTSIKGWSETLNSGGYDPEETKIGMQIISKETDRLIGLVEEILDFSKLEQDAMKLVMGTVDLRELLQEIMLNVWAKAEMKQIKLQLDSEETAYLVHGDGNRLKQVFLNIADNAIKFSHESSIIFLSLQKIGDNIEVSVQDTGIGISAENLARVRERFFQVDHQNGGTGLGLAISQQFVERHQGQMLIKSELGAGTTITVSLPALQAEQPVEPPQLTEG; encoded by the coding sequence ATGATCAAAAAAGGGATTGGCAGACAGATTGTGCTTCACTATTTTTTTGTGGTGTTCTTGGCGCTTCTGTTGGTAGAAGTCATTTTCATGATTGTAATCCGTGCATACTATTACGACACGATTTATAAGCACGTGGAAAGTCGCATCCAATCGGTAAGTGAGTTTGCACCCAAATTCAAGGAGCCGGGACAGTCTTTACAGTCGTATCTGCTTAATACGTTTTCATTAGGGGATACGGAACTGCAATTGCTCGATGAGAAGGGGAATGTAATAGATAATTCCACGAACTTTGCGGCAGAAACAAGTGTACAAACCAGTGATGTGACGCAAGCATTAGCGGGGGATACGGGGAGCTGGATTGGGAAGCAACCTGGTACGGGTCAGCAAGTTATGGCGGTATCCAAAAAACTGGATAATATCGTCGGAGATCAGGTGTATATTGTTCGGTATACGACCTCGCTGGAAAAGGTCAACGACAAGCTATTTACCATTACGCTCTTCTCCGTGGGCATCATGGTAGCTGTACTGGTTATTGTATTCGTGGTCAGTACAGGACTCGCTAATTCCATCGTTAGGCCGATTAATAATATCCGTGATGTATCAGCTCAGATGGCGCAAGGGCGATTTGATGCACGAATTAAAGGAGATTATCGCTTTGAGTTGGGTGAGCTGGCTTCGACACTAAACTACATGGCCCAGGAAATTGCTAGAACGAATCAAATCAAGGATGATTTTATCTCGTCCATTTCCCATGAGCTGCGTACGCCGCTGACTTCTATTAAGGGATGGAGTGAAACGCTAAATTCCGGCGGCTATGATCCAGAGGAGACGAAGATCGGGATGCAGATTATTTCCAAGGAGACGGATAGGCTGATTGGTTTGGTCGAGGAGATTCTTGATTTCTCCAAGCTGGAACAAGACGCAATGAAGCTTGTCATGGGAACGGTTGATCTGCGCGAGCTTTTGCAGGAGATTATGCTGAACGTATGGGCCAAAGCGGAAATGAAGCAAATTAAACTTCAGCTGGACTCGGAGGAAACGGCATATCTGGTTCATGGAGACGGCAACCGTCTGAAACAGGTGTTTTTAAACATTGCGGACAATGCCATCAAGTTCTCGCATGAAAGTTCTATTATTTTTCTGTCACTGCAAAAGATCGGGGACAACATCGAGGTGTCTGTGCAAGACACAGGAATCGGGATTAGCGCGGAGAATCTTGCGAGAGTAAGAGAACGATTCTTCCAGGTAGACCATCAGAATGGTGGTACGGGCTTGGGACTGGCAATCTCGCAGCAGTTTGTGGAGCGCCATCAAGGGCAAATGCTCATCAAGAGTGAATTGGGAGCAGGCACCACGATTACAGTTTCATTGCCTGCTTTGCAAGCCGAGCAACCCGTAGAGCCACCGCAACTCACTGAAGGCTAG
- a CDS encoding response regulator transcription factor, which yields MSKVLIMEDEESIRSFIVINLKRNGFEVLEAADGHEALNILNTVRDIDIALLDVMVPGMDGFEVCRRIRETNERIGIIFLTAKVQEQDKVYALSVGADDHVSKPFSPTELIARIQSLLRRVNVHRETAAKVSFQSGPFTLDLIAKQFKKNGQLIELTPTEFSLIQFFLEKENTPLSRDVLLDHVWGKEYMGDPKIVDVNIRRLRQKIENNPSEPAFLQTVWGHGYKWKGQAQ from the coding sequence GTGAGTAAAGTTTTGATCATGGAAGACGAGGAATCCATTCGCAGCTTTATCGTCATAAACTTGAAACGAAACGGTTTCGAGGTGCTGGAGGCAGCGGATGGGCATGAGGCTCTTAATATTTTGAACACGGTGCGGGATATTGATATCGCGTTGCTCGACGTAATGGTGCCCGGTATGGACGGTTTCGAGGTCTGTCGAAGAATTCGGGAAACGAATGAGCGAATTGGTATTATCTTTCTCACGGCGAAGGTACAGGAGCAGGATAAGGTGTATGCCTTGTCTGTAGGGGCTGATGATCATGTGAGCAAGCCCTTCAGCCCGACGGAGCTCATTGCCCGTATTCAGTCGCTGCTGCGTAGGGTGAATGTACACCGCGAGACAGCGGCTAAAGTATCCTTCCAGTCTGGTCCGTTCACGCTGGATCTGATTGCCAAGCAATTTAAGAAAAACGGGCAGTTGATTGAGCTGACGCCAACAGAGTTTTCCCTGATTCAATTTTTTCTGGAAAAAGAAAATACACCGCTCAGCCGGGATGTTTTGCTTGACCATGTGTGGGGCAAGGAATATATGGGCGATCCCAAAATTGTGGATGTGAACATCCGGCGGTTGCGGCAAAAAATTGAAAACAATCCTTCCGAACCTGCCTTTTTGCAAACGGTATGGGGGCATGGGTATAAATGGAAAGGTCAGGCTCAATGA
- a CDS encoding ATP-binding cassette domain-containing protein has translation MIRIQKLTKQVGPERTLLLRGIDAEIHPGELIAVVGPSGSGKTTLLRCLALQEPWEEGSLIVDGQDVLKSGWTNKMKIKREWAYLEQNPHLNMNRTALKNVLIGRSGQTPLWRMVTGMVRSDDYMGAMDVLEDLGLLDKAHDKCDKLSGGERQRVATARALVHGAKVILADEPVNGLDPTSAAHVMDTFRKLCSDERVTVITVLPLEMAERFASRIWGLNGGELVFDIQGRRLTQVEKNKL, from the coding sequence ATGATTAGAATACAGAAGCTGACCAAGCAAGTAGGGCCTGAACGGACCTTGTTACTTCGGGGGATTGATGCTGAAATTCACCCGGGCGAACTGATTGCCGTAGTGGGACCGAGCGGAAGCGGCAAAACGACGCTGCTGCGCTGTCTTGCTTTGCAGGAGCCATGGGAGGAAGGCAGTCTGATAGTGGACGGCCAGGATGTGCTGAAATCCGGATGGACGAACAAAATGAAAATAAAGCGGGAATGGGCATATCTGGAGCAAAATCCGCATTTAAATATGAATCGGACCGCTCTCAAAAATGTGCTGATCGGCAGATCGGGTCAGACTCCATTATGGAGAATGGTGACCGGGATGGTGCGTTCTGACGATTATATGGGAGCAATGGACGTATTGGAGGATCTGGGTCTGCTGGATAAGGCGCATGACAAATGCGACAAACTTAGCGGTGGTGAGCGGCAACGGGTAGCGACTGCGCGTGCGCTCGTTCACGGGGCCAAGGTCATTTTGGCTGATGAGCCTGTAAATGGACTTGACCCCACTTCAGCAGCTCATGTGATGGATACTTTCCGCAAGCTTTGCTCTGACGAACGGGTGACGGTAATCACCGTATTGCCGCTGGAGATGGCTGAACGCTTTGCTTCCCGTATATGGGGATTGAACGGCGGCGAACTCGTATTTGATATTCAGGGCAGACGACTGACACAGGTGGAAAAGAACAAATTGTGA